In one window of Branchiostoma floridae strain S238N-H82 chromosome 14, Bfl_VNyyK, whole genome shotgun sequence DNA:
- the LOC118430888 gene encoding uncharacterized protein LOC118430888 (The sequence of the model RefSeq protein was modified relative to this genomic sequence to represent the inferred CDS: added 62 bases not found in genome assembly), which yields TVTISGLASAGTEYDRTFAASNFGVPTRLLLTASGEDWLKLDWVDVYNAHTEQSYHFLCPNDGCQLSTDSTEGSRQLLLAVDGPKKWREDIHCGESYPSEDGNPAECDPEGIYPCCSPFNWCGDTADHCYCPDCVDYRDKLSAPKKWREDGQCGEGFPAADGNPAECDPGGIYPCCSPANWCGNTADHCDCPDCVDYRDKTSEHLHLTIRTSSSEYTRFPDPLTIEVFSDDCDGVCTTVTISELTSSGTEFDRTFTVPIANFGVPTRLRLTALGEHWLKLGWVDIYNAYTEQSYRFLCPNDGCQLSTDSSEGSGQLLLAVDAQKKWREDFRCGEGYPAADGNPAECDPAFVSPCCSPANWCGSSPNHCDCPDCVDYRNTGGFFINKLLVLTESCQEGNGTSYRGTVAVTETGRTCQRWDSQTPHGHNYTAANYPSAGLEENYCRNAGDWAEVWCYTTDRNKRWERCDVPVCETGQHSVAIKTSRTTGSQSAGFVTIDIFSDDCDGVCTSITVTGLTDRGTEYNPKIKANSPSNEYVLIFSHAQCQRTEYNRTFAAANFGAPERIRLTASSDDWLKLDWVKVYNGFTGRSYHFPCPSKAKGCQLSTDNTEGHEHIDLFVNFCPEWYVPFRSGRQCFRFALYEKNYTAARADCEADGGHLAIPSNPATNRYLVDHITVKYPSGLHVWFGLTDLAEEGTWVWADGTQLGSGWSNWAPEQPDNAAPGGENCGHWTADNEYMWNDYECSKVTYYVCEVPALT from the exons TCCAACTTCGGTGTCCCCACACGGCTTCTACTGACAGCTTCAGGTGAAGACTGGCTAAAACTGGACTGG GTTGATGTCTACAATGCCCATACCGAGCAGTCTTACCATTTTCTGTGCCCTAATGACGGTTGCCAGTTATCTACTGATTCTACGGAGGGTAGCAGGCAGCTTCTTCTGGCTGTTGATG gtCCTAAGAAGTGGCGTGAAGATATACATTGCGGAGAGAGCTACCCCTCAGAAGAcggtaaccctgctgaatgtgaCCCTGAAGGTATTTACCCATGCTGCTCCCCGTTCAACTGGTGCGGCGACACCGCAGACCACTGCTACTGTCCGGACTGTGTCGACTACAGGGACAAACTTTCAG CTCCTAAGAAGTGGCGAGAAGACGGTCAGTGTGGAGAGGGCTTCCCTGCTGCAGACGGTAACCCTGCTGAGTGCGACCCTGGTGGTATTTACCCATGCTGCTCTCCAGCAAACTGGTGCGGCAACACCGCAGACCACTGCGACTGTCCGGACTGTGTCGACTATAGAGACAAAACCTCAG AGCATCTTCACCTGACGATCAGGACGAGTTCATCTGAGTACACTAGGTTTCCCGATCCTCTCACCATTGAAGTCTTCTCTGACGATTGTGATGGTGTCTGCACAACAGTGACCATATCCGAACTTACAAGCAGTGG GACCGAGTTCGATCGAACCTTCACAGTTCCAATTGCAAACTTCGGTGTCCCCACACGGCTTCGACTGACAGCTTTAGGTGAACACTGGCTCAAACTAGGCTGG GTGGATATCTACAATGCCTATACCGAGCAGTCCTACCGTTTTCTGTGCCCCAATGACGGTTGTCAGTTATCAACTGACTCATCGGAGGGCAGCGGACAGCTTCTCTTGGCTGTCGATG CTCAGAAGAAGTGGCGCGAAGACTTCCGATGCGGAGAGGGCTACCCTGCAGCAGACGGTAACCCGGCTGAGTGCGACCCTGCCTTTGTTTCCCCATGCTGCTCTCCAGCAAACTGGTGCGGCAGCAGCCCAAACCACTGCGACTGCCCGGATTGTGTCGACTACAGGAACACGG GAGGTTTCTTTATCAATAAGCTCCTTGTTCTGACCGAATCTTGTCAGGAGGGAAACGGGACGTCCTACCGAGGAACTGTCGCTGTGACGGAAACAG GCAGGACATGCCaacgctgggacagtcagacaccgcACGGACACAACTACACGGCAGCTAACTACCCGTCAGCAGGCCTGGAGGAGAACTACTGTCGGAACGCTGGCGACTGGGCCGAGgtctggtgctacaccacggatcgCAACAAGAGATGGGAGCGGTGTGACGTGCCGGTCTGTG AAACAGGGCAGCACAGTGTGGCGATCAAGACGAGTCGTACTACCGGCTCCCAGAGTGCGGGGTTTGTCACGATCGACATCTTTTCTGACGACTGTGATGGCGTCTGCACATCAATTACGGTGACAGGACTTACAGATAGAGG GACCGAGTACAATCCAAAAATTAAGGCGAACTCCCCTTCTAATGAATACGTCTTAATTTTCTCGCATGCGCAATGCCAAAGGACCGAGTACAATCGGACCTTTGCAGCGGCCAACTTCGGTGCACCCGAGAGGATTCGGCTGACAGCTTCGAGTGACGACTGGCTGAAACTGGACTGG gttAAAGTCTACAATGGTTTCACGGGGCGATCCTACCATTTTCCGTGTCCGAGTAAAGCCAAGGGCTGCCAGTTGTCCACGGACAATACGGAGGGCCATGAGCATATAGACCTGTTTGTTAATT TCTGTCCAGAATGGTACGTGCCGTTCAGGTCAGGACGCCAGTGTTTCCGCTTCGCCCTCTATGAGAAGAACTACACCGCAGCCAG gGCCGATTGTGAGGCTGACGGTGGGCACCTGGCTATACCTAGCAACCCTGCCACAAACCGCTACCTGGTCGACCACATAACGGTCAAGTACCCCAGCGGCCTCCACGTGTGGTTCGGCCTGACAGACCTCGCGGAGGAGGGGACCTGGGTGTGGGCGGACGGAACGCAGCTCGGCAGCGGCTGGTCCAACTGGGCACCCGAGCAGCCTGACAACGCTGCACCGGGCGGTGAGAACTGCGGCCACTGGACGGCGGACAACGAGTATATGTGGAACGACTACGAATGCTCTAAGGTTACTTACTACGTGTGTGAAGTCCCCGCCTTAACTTGA